The DNA sequence ACGAGGTGATGCGGGCGTCGCTGGCGTCCTACGCCCGCTACTGGCGCGAGGCATTCCGGTTGCCGTCGATGGACCATGCCGAGATCGGCCGGCGGCTCACCGTGGCCGGCATCGACATGCTGTGGGCAGCGCTCGAGGCTGGCCGGGGTGCGGTGCTGGCGCTGCCGCACAGCGGCAACTGGGACATGGCCGGGGTGTGGCTGGTGCAGCACCACGGATCGTTCGCGACGGTCGCCGAGCGGCTCAAACCCGAATCGTTGTACAACCGGTTCCTGGCCTACCGGGAGCGCCTCGGCTTCGAGGTGGTGCCGCTGTCGGGTGGTCCGCGACCGCCGTTCGAGGTGCTGCGGGACCGGCTGCTGGACAACGGTGTGGTCTGTTTGATGGCCGACCGCGACATGACCCGCACCGGGGTCCAGGTCGACTTCTTCGGGGAGCCGAGCCGACTGCCCGGCGGCCCCGCCCGGCTGGCCCTGGCCACCGGCGCCGCCCTGTTCCCGGTGCACTGCTGGTTCGACGGCGACGGGTGGGGGATGGAGGTCTACCCGGAACTGGACACCTCCTCCGGCGACGTCACGGTCATCACCCAGGCCATGGCCGACCGGTTCGCCGCCAACATCGCCGCGCACCCCGCCGACTGGCACATGATGCAGCCTCAGTGGCTCGCGGACCTGTCCGCGGAACGCCGCGCCCGGCTGGCGGACGAGCTCGACCGCCGGGGCCCCGCGCGAGGCGCCGGGGACGATCTCGGGACCGGGTGAGGGCACGCTGATGCGGATCGGCATGGTCTGTCCCTACTCGTTCGACGTACCGGGCGGGGTGCAGTCGCACGTGCTGCAGTTGGCCGACGTGATGACCGGGCTCGGCCACGAGGTCAGCGTGCTCGCACCGGCGTCCGCCGAGGGCGTGTTGCCCGACTACGTGGTCTCCGGTGGGCGTGCGGTGCCGATTCCCTACAACGGGTCGGTGGCTCGGCTGCGCTTCGGCCCGGCCACCCACCGCCGGGTGAAGAGATGGTTGATACAGGGTGATTTCGACGTGCTGCATCTGCACGAGCCGAACGCCCCGAGCCTGTCGATGCTGGCGCTGAACATCGCCGAAGGCCCGATCGTGGCCACCTTTCACACGTCGACGACGAAGTCGCTGACGCTGTCGGTGTTCGAGCCGATCCTGCGGCCCATGCACGAGAAGATCGTCGGCCGCATCGCGGTGTCCGACCTGGCGCGGCGCTGGCAGATGGAGGCGCTGGGCAGTGACGCCGTCGAGATTCCCAACGGTGTCGACGTCGAGTCGTTCGCCTCGGCTCCGCCGCTGCCCGGCTATCCGCGTCGCGGCAGGACGGTGTTGTTCCTCGGGCGCTTCGACGAGCCGCGCAAGGGCATGAGCGTGCTCCTGGGGGCCCTGCCGGCGCTGGTGGACCGCTTCGCCGACGTGGAGGTCCTGGTGGTGGGCCGCGGTGACCAGCGCGAGCTGCGCGAGCAGGCCGGTCCGCTGGCCTCGCACCTGCGGTTCCTGGGGCAGGTCGAGGATTCGGAGAAGGCATCGGCGATGCGCAGCGCCGATGTCTACTGCGCTCCCAACACCGGCGGGGAGAGCTTCGGCATCGTGCTGGTCGAAGCGATGGCCGCCGGCACCGCGGTGGTGGCCAGCGACCTCGACGCCTTCCGGCGGGTCCTCGAGGACGGCAGGTGCGGCCGGCTGGTTGCCGTCGACGACTCGGCGGCCCTGGCTGACGGACTGATCGAGGTGCTCGCCGACGACGGTGTGCGGTCGGGTTACACCGCGCATGCGACCGCGGCGGTGGCGCGGTTCGACTGGTCGGTGGTGGCTGCGCAGATCATGCGGGTGTACGAGACGGTCGCCGGCTCGGGCGTCAAAGTGCGGGTGGCCGGACGTCACGAGACCAGCGGGAGGCCGCTGTGATCCCGGTGCTCACCGCGCTGATCGTCGCGGCGGTGGTGGTGTTCGTCGCCCTGGTCGCGGGATGGGCGTATCAGACCGCCAACCGGCTGGACCGGCTGCACGTGCGCTACGACCTGTCCTGGCAGGCTCTCGACGGCGCGCTGGCGCGCCGCGCGGTGGTGGCGCGCGCGGTCGCCGTCGACGCCTACGGCGAGGGACCCGACGGACGTCGCCTGGCCGCGCTCGCCGATGCCGCCGAACGTGCACCGCGGCAGGCCCGGGAGGCTGCGGAGAACGAACTGTCCGCGGCGCTGGCACGGGTCGACCCCGCCTCGCTGCCGCTGGCCCTGGTCGCCGAGCTGGCCGACGCGGAGGCCCGGGTGCTGCTGGCCCGGCGTTTCCACAACGACGCGGTCCGGGACACCCTCGCACTCCGGGAACGCCCGCTGGTGCGCGCGCTACGGTTGGGCGGAACCGCAGCGCTGCCAACCTATTTCGAGATATCGGAGGGTGGCGAGGTGTCCACCCGGGAGGTCGCGCCGGTGACCCGGCGCACGTCGGCGCGGGTGATTTTGCTCGACACCGACGGCGCGGTGCTGTTGCTGTGCGGTTCGGACCCGGCCAGCGGGGTGGAGCCGGCGCCGCGCTGGTGGTTCACGATCGGCGGGGCAGTGCAGGTCGGCGAGACGCTGGCGCAGGCCGCCGCCCGCGAGGTCGAGGAGGAGACCGGTCTGCGGGTGTCGCCCGCCGACCTGGTCGGACCGATCTGGCGCCGCGATGCGGTCATCGAGTTCAACGGGTCGGTGATCCGAAGCGAAGAGATGTACTTCGTGTACCGCACCGGCCGGTTCGAGCCCTCCGAGTCCGGCCGGTCCGGGCTGGAACGGACCTACATCCACGCCCACCGGTGGTGCGATGCGACAATGATCGCTGGTCTGGTCGCCATCGGTGAGACGGTGTACCCGCGCCAGCTCGGCGAGGTGCTCGAGGAGGCGAACGTCCTGGCAGACACGCCGGGCGCGCTGTCGGACAGGTCACTGCAGCCGATCAGGTGAGGACAGTGTCGTTCCTCACGTGTTTGCGCGGATCGAATGCATTTGCCGCCGCATCTAGACTGGATCGGTAGCGATTTAAGGAGATAGGTGTGGAATCCCAACTGTCGGGTGAAGGGCCGGGGACGTTCCCCTCGCAGGCCGAGGGCCCGTCCACTCGGGGAACCGCGCGGGTGAAGCGCGGGATGGCCGAGATGCTCAAGGGTGGGGTGATCATGGACGTGGTCACCCCTGAGCAGGCGCGGATCGCCGAGGGGGCCGGAGCGGTCGCCGTCATGGCTCTCGAGCGGGTGCCTGCCGACATCCGGGCCCAGGGCGGGGTGTCGCGGATGAGCGACCCCGACATGATCGAGGGCATCATCGACGCGGTCACCATCCCGGTGATGGCCAAGGCGCGGATCGGGCACTTCGTGGAGGCCCAGATCCTGCAGAGCCTCGGGGTGGACTACGTCGACGAGTCCGAGGTGCTGACCCCCGCCGACTACGCCCACCACATCGACAAGTGGAAGTTCACCGTGCCGTTCGTGTGCGGTGCCACCAACCTCGGCGAGGCGCTGCGGCGCATCACCGAGGGTGCCGCGATGATCCGCTCCAAGGGCGAGGCCGGGACCGGCGATGTCTCGAACGCCACCACCCACATGCGCAAGATCGGTGGCGAGATCCGCCGGCTGACGTCGCTGTCGGAAGACGAGTTGTACGTGGCCGCCAAGGAGCTGCAGGCGCCGTTCGAGCTGGTCGCCGAGGTGGCGCGGGCCGGCAAACTCCCGGTGACGCTGTTCACCGCCGGCGGCATCGCCACCCCCGCTGACGCGGCGATGATGATGCAGCTCGGCGCCGAAGGGGTGTTCGTCGGCTCCGGCATCTTCAAGGCCGGCAACCCGGCCGAACGGGCCGCCGCCATCGTCAAGGCGACCACCTTCTACGACGACCCCGACGTGCTGGCCAAGGTGTCGCGCGGACTGGGGGAGGCCATGGTCGGTATCAACGTCGACGACATCCCGCAGCCGCACCGCCTGGCCGAACGCGGCTGGTAGCGCCGGCAGATGGCGATCGAGGAGATCCTCGACCTCGAGCAACTCGAAGTCAACATTTACCGCGGCGGGGTCTTCAGCCCCGAATCCGGCTTTCTGCAGCGCACCTTCGGCGGTCATGTGGCGGGCCAGTCGCTGGTGTCGGCGGTGCGCACCGTGGACCCGAAGTTCCAGGTGCACTCGCTGCACGGCTACTTCCTGCGTCCCGGGGACGCCCGGGCGCCGTCGGTGTACCTGGTGGAGCGTCTGCGCGACGGGGGATCGTTCGCCACCCGCCGGGTCAACGCGATCCAGCACGGGGAGACCATCTTCTCGATGTCGGCGTCGTTTCAGACCGACCAGAGCGGCATCGAGCATCAGGACGCGATGCCGCCCGCCCCGCCGCCCGACGACATCCCCGACTTCAAGGCCGCCAGCCGGGTCTTCGACGACGCCAGCTTCCGGCAGTTCGACGAGTGGGACGTCCGGATCGTGCCGCGCGACCAGCTCGAGCTGCGCGACGGCATGGCCTCCCAGCAGCAGGTGTGGTTTCGCCACCGCGACCCGCTGCCCGACGACCATGTGCTGCACATCTGCGCACTGGCCTACATGAGCGATCTCACGCTGCTGGGCTCGGCCCAGGTCAACCACGTCGAGGAGCGCAAGCATCTGATGGTCGCCTCGCTCGATCATGCGATGTGGTTCATGCGGGCTTTCCGCGCCGACGAGTGGCTGCTGTATGACCAGTCGTCGCCGTCGGCGTGCGGCGGGCGGTCGCTGACCCAGGGCAAGATCTTCAACCGGTACGGCGACATGGTCGCCGCCGTCATGCAGGAGGGGCTGACCCGGTACGCCCGCGACTTCACCCCGGGCCGGCGGTGAGCGCGCGCATCGGTGTGCTCGCGTTGCAGGGCGACACCCGCGAGCATCTCGCCGCGCTGGGCGCCGCGGGGGCCGAACCGCTGACCGTGCGGCGTCGCGCCGAGCTCGATTCCGTTGATGCGCTGGTCATTCCGGGGGGTGAGTCGACGACGATGAGCCATCTGCTGCGTGAGTTCGACCTGCTCGAGCCGCTGCGCGCGCGGCTGGCCGACGGAATGCCCGCCTACGGTTCGTGCGCCGGGATGATCCTGCTGGCTTCGGAGATCCTCGACGCGGGTGCGGCGGGCCGGGAGGCGACGCCGCTGAAGGCGATCGATATGACGGTGCGCCGCAACGCGTTCGGCCGTCAGGTGGACTCGTTCGAAGAGGACCTGGAGTTCGGCGGCCTCGACTCCGGTGTGCACGCCGTGTTCATCCGCGCACCGTGGGCCGAGCGGGTCGGCCCCGGCGTGGAGGTGTTGGCCAGCGCGGCCGGACACGCGGTGGCGGTCCGTCAGGGCCGCACGCTGGCGACCGCGTTCCACCCCGAGATGACCGGCGACCGCCGGGTGCACGCCCTGTTCG is a window from the Mycolicibacterium poriferae genome containing:
- the pdxS gene encoding pyridoxal 5'-phosphate synthase lyase subunit PdxS, with the translated sequence MAEMLKGGVIMDVVTPEQARIAEGAGAVAVMALERVPADIRAQGGVSRMSDPDMIEGIIDAVTIPVMAKARIGHFVEAQILQSLGVDYVDESEVLTPADYAHHIDKWKFTVPFVCGATNLGEALRRITEGAAMIRSKGEAGTGDVSNATTHMRKIGGEIRRLTSLSEDELYVAAKELQAPFELVAEVARAGKLPVTLFTAGGIATPADAAMMMQLGAEGVFVGSGIFKAGNPAERAAAIVKATTFYDDPDVLAKVSRGLGEAMVGINVDDIPQPHRLAERGW
- a CDS encoding glycosyltransferase family 4 protein; this encodes MRIGMVCPYSFDVPGGVQSHVLQLADVMTGLGHEVSVLAPASAEGVLPDYVVSGGRAVPIPYNGSVARLRFGPATHRRVKRWLIQGDFDVLHLHEPNAPSLSMLALNIAEGPIVATFHTSTTKSLTLSVFEPILRPMHEKIVGRIAVSDLARRWQMEALGSDAVEIPNGVDVESFASAPPLPGYPRRGRTVLFLGRFDEPRKGMSVLLGALPALVDRFADVEVLVVGRGDQRELREQAGPLASHLRFLGQVEDSEKASAMRSADVYCAPNTGGESFGIVLVEAMAAGTAVVASDLDAFRRVLEDGRCGRLVAVDDSAALADGLIEVLADDGVRSGYTAHATAAVARFDWSVVAAQIMRVYETVAGSGVKVRVAGRHETSGRPL
- a CDS encoding phosphatidylinositol mannoside acyltransferase, whose protein sequence is MTQHVTAAGDGHGGLLAVPSLVRSQLSDWGYAAGWRLVRAAPEFVARGVFGAGAGYAARNGGPEQLRRNLARVLGVAPDEVPDEVMRASLASYARYWREAFRLPSMDHAEIGRRLTVAGIDMLWAALEAGRGAVLALPHSGNWDMAGVWLVQHHGSFATVAERLKPESLYNRFLAYRERLGFEVVPLSGGPRPPFEVLRDRLLDNGVVCLMADRDMTRTGVQVDFFGEPSRLPGGPARLALATGAALFPVHCWFDGDGWGMEVYPELDTSSGDVTVITQAMADRFAANIAAHPADWHMMQPQWLADLSAERRARLADELDRRGPARGAGDDLGTG
- a CDS encoding NUDIX hydrolase, whose product is MIPVLTALIVAAVVVFVALVAGWAYQTANRLDRLHVRYDLSWQALDGALARRAVVARAVAVDAYGEGPDGRRLAALADAAERAPRQAREAAENELSAALARVDPASLPLALVAELADAEARVLLARRFHNDAVRDTLALRERPLVRALRLGGTAALPTYFEISEGGEVSTREVAPVTRRTSARVILLDTDGAVLLLCGSDPASGVEPAPRWWFTIGGAVQVGETLAQAAAREVEEETGLRVSPADLVGPIWRRDAVIEFNGSVIRSEEMYFVYRTGRFEPSESGRSGLERTYIHAHRWCDATMIAGLVAIGETVYPRQLGEVLEEANVLADTPGALSDRSLQPIR
- the pdxT gene encoding pyridoxal 5'-phosphate synthase glutaminase subunit PdxT, whose amino-acid sequence is MSARIGVLALQGDTREHLAALGAAGAEPLTVRRRAELDSVDALVIPGGESTTMSHLLREFDLLEPLRARLADGMPAYGSCAGMILLASEILDAGAAGREATPLKAIDMTVRRNAFGRQVDSFEEDLEFGGLDSGVHAVFIRAPWAERVGPGVEVLASAAGHAVAVRQGRTLATAFHPEMTGDRRVHALFVEMVEGRA
- the tesB gene encoding acyl-CoA thioesterase II, which codes for MAIEEILDLEQLEVNIYRGGVFSPESGFLQRTFGGHVAGQSLVSAVRTVDPKFQVHSLHGYFLRPGDARAPSVYLVERLRDGGSFATRRVNAIQHGETIFSMSASFQTDQSGIEHQDAMPPAPPPDDIPDFKAASRVFDDASFRQFDEWDVRIVPRDQLELRDGMASQQQVWFRHRDPLPDDHVLHICALAYMSDLTLLGSAQVNHVEERKHLMVASLDHAMWFMRAFRADEWLLYDQSSPSACGGRSLTQGKIFNRYGDMVAAVMQEGLTRYARDFTPGRR